The following nucleotide sequence is from Erythrobacter aurantius.
CCGTATCAGGTGGTGCTGTTCGACGAGGTGGAGAAGGCGCATCAGGACGTGTTCAACGTGCTGTTGCAGGTACTCGATGACGGGCACCTTACCGACGGGCAGGGCCGCAAGGTCGATTTCTCCAACACGCTGATCATCCTGACCTCCAACCTCGGCAGCCAGTACCTCGCCAACCTGCCCGACGACGGGAAGGTCGCCGATGTCGAGGATCAGGTGATGGATGTGGTGCGCGGGCATTTCCGCCCCGAGTTCCTCAACCGGCTGGACGAGATCATCCTGTTCCACCGCCTCGCGATGGAGCACATGGCGCCGATCGTCGAAATTCAGGTCAAGCGGGTGCAGAGACTGCTCGACGATCGCAAGATCAAGCTCGATCTGACCGATGCCGCACTGCGTTGGCTGGGCCGGGTGGGATACGATCCGGTCTACGGCGCGCGTCCGTTGAAGCGCGCGGTGCAGCGTTATCTGCAGGATCCGCTGGCCGAAATGCTGATCGAGGGCAAGGTGCTCGATGGCTCCACGATCCGCATCGACGAAGGCGACGGGGAATTGCAGATCGCGGTCGAGTGAGTCGGGACGGGTGTCATGCACCGTGCCTGTTACAAGGCCGTGAAATATTCTGACTGCGGTTGGACAGAATAAACAAGCAAGGCGGATTGTTGCGTGCAATCCGCCTTGCGCTATATTTTTTGGAAAGTTTCGCGCTTGCGATATTGCGGTTGCGAAAGCGGCTTGTGGGATTCCCGCAACACAAAGGGAGAAAGTCGCGCAAAATCGCGGTTCTTCCTGAACCTCTCATTTACATACCCCCCCTGCTATTGCACACAAACGTCACCGCAGGGGCTTTGTCGCGCAACCAACAGGGGTGTTGGCGCACGTGTAGGGTAATATGCGTGCCGTCTGTTTGGATTGGTGCCCGGCCAAGGTTCCGGTTGTCGTAACTGGAGTGATCATGAAGAAGTTTCACAACAATTCGCTGAAGGCGCTTGCCTTCTCCGCGTCGGCTATCGCGTTTGTGGTGGCCGGACCTGTCTATGCCCAGGACAATAGCGAAGAGGGGCAGGAAGAAGACGAAGAGCAGGTCGATGTCACGACCGATGCTTCGGGTCAGACTGCTGGCGGCGGTGGCATCACCGTTACCGGTTCGCGTATTGTCCGTGACACCTACAGCTCGATTTCGCCGCTGCAGGTTCTCAGCACCGAAAACCAGCAGGCAGTCGGCGCCTTCGACCCCGCGCAGATCCTGCAGCGTTCGGAAGCTGCTGCCGGTACGCAGATCGACGCGACCTTCCAGGGCTTCGTTCTTGACAACGGCCCGGGTTCGCAAACGATCAACCTTCGCGGTGTCGGCGCAGGCCGTACCCTCGTTCTCGTCAATGGCCGTCGCCTCGCACCTGCCGGTGTGGAAGGCGCGCCGACGTCTCCCTCGATCAACCTCATTCCGGCAACTCTGGTTGACCGCTACGACCTGCTGACCGACGGTGCTTCGTCGGTTTACGGTTCGGACGCTGTTGCCGGCGTTGTGAACGTCATCCTGCGCAAGGACTTCGACGGTCTGGAAATTCAGGCCAACGGCGACATCAACCCGATGGGTGCCGGTGAAGATTACTCGGTCAGCGGCGCATGGGGTTTCACCACCGACCGTGCCGTGTTCGGCATCGGTGCGGAATACCAGTTCCGCGACGAAGTGAAGCTGCGCGATCGTGACTTCCTGCGCGGTTGTACCACCAACCTCGAAGAAGATGCCGACGGCAACATCTACCGTCTCGGTCTTGCCGACAACGCCGCAGTCCAGGCTCGTACGCCGGGCGTGAGCGTTTCGGAAAGCGAGTGCGTTATCTCCGGCATTTCGGGCCGTATCTTCCAGCCGTTCGCACGTTTCGGCTCGGTCTACTTCCCGGCCAATGGCAACATCGCCAACTTCCCGAACGATCCGCGCACCGGTCGTCCGTTCCTCTTCGGTGAATCGACCGACGCTTTCGGTACGGACCTTGACATCAACGGTGACGGCATCCGTGACGTCGACTTCCAGAACGTCAACACCAATGCGAGCGAAGCCGAACTCGATCGGACCTTCATCTCGCAGCAGGAACTGATCAACGTCTTCGCATACGGCGAATACACCTTCCCGGGCGAAGCGAACATCACGCCGTTCTTCGAAGCGCAGTATACTCGCGCCGAGATCACCAACACCGGTGCAGGCAACCCGCAGATCTTCCCGTCGGTGCCTGACCTGAACATATTCAACCCGTGTAACTTCATTTCGAACCCGAACGGCGTCGACTGCCGTGCGGTCGACAACGAGCTGCTCGGGCTGTCGAGCTTCCCGCGCATCCCGCCGGCACTTTCGACCGGCTTACCGCTCCCGACCACCCCGATTGCCGCGATCCGCGGTGACCGTAACAACTTCGACGTTGTGCAGGAGCAGTATCGCGGCGTGCTCGGTGTTCGCGGTGACCTGCCCTTCATCGGTTCCTCGTGGACCTTCGAAGTCGCTGGCGTGTACTCGCGTTCGGAAGGCAAGTCCTCGCGCGTCGGTATTCGTGAAGACCGTCTGGCATTCGCCCTCGGCCTTGACCCGACGGCAGACTTCGACGGCGACGGCATCATCGACAACGACGGTGACGGCATCGCTGACGACTACAACAACGGTCTCGACTTCTTCGGCTTCTTCGGTGACCCGCAGGTCATCGGTGAATGTAACACTGCCGGCCTGGCGAACCCCGGTCTCGCCGCGCCCGACCTCAACGCTTCGAGCTGTGTTCCCGTCAACCTGTTCGCTGCAAGCGTCCTGACCGGCCCGGTCGGCGACTTCGAAACTCAGGCTGAGCGCGACTACCTGTTCGACAGCCGCGATTTCGACACCACCTACGAACAGATCCAGCTGTCGGCCTACATCACCGGCGACCTGTTCGAACTGCCTGCCGGCCCGGTCGGCGTGGTGCTCGGTGGCGAATGGCGTGAGGACAAGATCGAATCGAACCCCGACATCGTCGCTTCGAACGGTCTGTTCTTCGGCTTCTTCGCTGACGGCGGTGCATCGGGTTCCAAGTGGATCCGCGAACTCTTCGGCGAAATCGACATTCCGCTGATGGCAGGCGAAACGATGGTTGAAGAACTGTCGCTGAACGTCTCGGGCCGTCTGACCGACGAAGAATTCTACGGCACCAACGGCACCTTCGCCATCAAGGGCGGCTGGCGTCCGGTGGCTCCGCTGCTGTTCAAGTTCAGCTACGGCACGTCGTTCCGCGCGCCGAACCTGCGCGAGAACTTCCTGCGCGGCCAGTCGGGCTTCACCACCCTGTTCGACCCGTGCGCCGTCCCTGACGATGCATTCGTCAACGGTGCCTACGATCCGACGCTCGACCAGCGCGATGACTTCGTCCTCGCCAACTGCTCGCGCGAAGGTCGCGATCCGACCAGCGTCGGTATCGACTCAGAGGGTCTGAACACTCGGCAGTTCGTCAGCGGTGAAATCACCCAGGGCGGCTCGCTGGACATCGATCCGGAAACCTCACGCTCGATCACGACCGGCTTCGCCTTCGAGGAAAGCTGGGGCAGCGGCTTCGATTTCGCGTTCAACTTCAACTACTACGACATCAAGATCAAGGACGCGATCGTCGAGCCTTCGGGGCAGTTCATCATCAACGACTGCTACTTCCGCGAAGACGGCGCCCGTTCCGAGTTCTGTGATCGTATCGATATCAACACCACCGACCGCGCTCTCATTCAGGGTGTCCGCGCCGGCTTCCTTAACCGTGACCAGGAATCGGTCCGTGGTATCGATATCAACACGACCTTCGGCTACCCGCTGCAAATCGGCAACGAGACCTTCGATCTCACGCTGAACCTTGTTGCGAACAAGCTGATCGAGCGTTCGAACCTGCAAACGCAGGATGACGGTTCGATCGTCGAATCGAACTTCACCGATCGCTTCGGCTTCCCGGACTGGACGGGTCGTCTGACCTTCGCTGCTGATTGGGAAGATTTCCGCTTCACCTATCAGGTCCGTTACATCGACGCGATCGGCAACTCGGACTCGGATGGCGTTCCGTTCCGCGATCGCGTGGACTTCGGCGATGCCTTCAACGGTGGCCCGAACGGCGAATTCTCGCCGACCTGTCTGGGTAACGGTTCGCCGAACGCTGTTGTTGCCGGCGACGGTAACTTCTGCCGCCCGGTCGGCACTGCGCCCGAATACTTCGAGCACACCGCTTCGATCCGTTGGGACAGCGGCGACTTCCGCATCATCGCAGGTGTCCGCAACCTCTTCGACGAAGAGCCGCCGCTGGTATCGTCGCGTGCCGGGATCCTGCAGATCTCGAACGTTCCGATCGGTAACGGTTACGACCTCAACGGCCGCGAATTCTTCGCTCAGCTGCTGGCTCGTTTCTAAGCGGAACAAAGGCTTGATCTAGCCATAAGGAGCGGCCCCTCGGGACTTGCCGGGGGGCCGCTTTTTTGTTTTATTCCTCGCTGCATGGGTCGTGCCGAGTGGAGGTGAGGCGCACCCGTGGGGGACTTACTGGAAGAACCAACGGGAAGATTTGCAATCATGAACCTTTTGAAGAAGCCTCTTATGGCGGCGATGCTTGGTGTATCCACGCTGGGCCTCAGCGTTTCCGCACCAACCGAAACACAGGCCACCGGCACCGTTCCGATCGATGTCTGGGCGCTGCGTGATGTCGTGAATGCTGTTCAGATCTCTCCGGACGGGAAGCACCTGCTGGTGCACATCAACCCGAGCCGCGAAGGCGATTACCTGCTCCAGATCTACAAGACCGATGATCTGTCGAAGCCGTTCCGCACCCTGAATGCCGATCCGATGGAAATCACCGGGGCCGGATGGGTCAGCGACAATCTGATCTTCGGCAGCGCATGGCAGATCAAGCGCGAGAGCGTGCGCCGCCAGGAAGGTGACGTGCGCAATTACGCGAGCTATTTCTACAATCTCGACACCAACAAATTCCAGCAGATCGAAGGCAACTTCTCGATCGTGGAACGGCTTCCGGATGAACCGAACCACATCCTGATCGCCTCAGGCGCTGCCGTTGACGGCGGGCTTGGCAACGATCCTGCTGCCGCCTTCCGCCCGCGCTCCTATTTCAAGCTGAACCTTGAGACGGGTTCCCGCGAGCTGGTGATGCGCGGAACCAGCAAATACGCCAACGTCACCTTCGACAACAAGGGCAACGCCCGATACGCGCAGGGCATCGATAGCGACCTCAAAATCAAGTCGTTCTATCGCAGGCCGGGCGAAACGAACTGGAAACAGTTCGGCGAGGAAATCGACCAGAACGATCCCGATAACCTCTACCGCCTGCTCGCAGGCTTCTTCGGTGTTGTCGGCTTCCACCACGAAAACCCCGACCTCGGCTATATCATCGACACCCGCGATGGTGACGACAAGGCCGCGCTGTGGCTGTTCAATTTCGAAACCGAGCAATATGTCGAAAAGCTCTTCCAGGCCGAAGATGCCGACGTGATGGGCATCGGCCTGCACTCTATCCCGGGCAACGACAAGCTCGCCTTTGCGTCCTATCCGGGCGAAAAGATGATGCGTCACTGGTTCGACGAAGAGGAAAAGGCGCTTTACGAAGCGCTTGAGCAGCAGATTCCCTATGCGCATCAGTTGAGCATTTCGAGCCGTTCCTATGACGGGCGGACAATGGTCGTGTTCAACAACGGCCCGCGCGATCCGGGTTCGTTCTGGCTGGTGAAGGACGGGCAGCTGGCAAAACTTGGCAGCCGCAATCCGTTGATCGATCCGCAGCAACTCTCGGACGTCAAGTTCATCCGCTATCCCGCCCGGGACGGCAAGCTGACGATCCCCGGCTATGTCACCGTACCCAAGGGTGAGCCGCCGTTCCCGCTGATCGTGCTGCCGCACGGTGGCCCGGCGGTTCCCGAAGTCGTGACCTATGACGAATGGGGGCAGCTGCTCGCCAATGCCGGCTACATGGTGTTGCAGCCCGGCTATCGCCAGACGGTCGGCTGGGGCAAGAAGCATTTCGATCTCGCCTATCACGAACACGGCGGGACGATGCAGGACGACAAGGATGACGGCGCGCTCTGGCTGGTGGAGCAGGGCCTCGTCGATCCTGACCGGATGGCGATGTTCGGTTGGTCGTACGGCGGCTATGCGGCACTCGTCGCTGCTGCCCGCGAAAACAACATCTATCAGTGCGCGATCGCCGGTGCTGCGGTGTCACGCCCAGAAATCTGGTACAACGACATTAAGCGGGGCATCCGCGCCAAGGCGCTGGATGACTGGTTCCAGGGCCGCGGCGTCTATTACGGCACCAACCCGTACAAGGAAGTCGACAAGGTCAACATCCCGCTGCTGATGGTTCATGGCGAAGACGACAGCCGCGTGCTGCTGTACCACATGACCGATTACCAGAAGGCGTTCGAGGCGGCCGGCAAGCAGGGTGAATTCGTCACCCTCAAGGATGCCGATCACTTCTATCGCACGCTGATGTACACCCACCAGCAACAGTTCTACACCAAGATGCTCGATTACCTCGCGAATGATTGCGGCCCCGGCGGCCTCTGATCACGCGATTACGCTACAATAGAAAAGGGCCCGTCGGTTGCGGCGGGCCCTTTTTGTATCTTGCGGCAAGTGCTTGACGCGAAGGGTTATTCCACCCGCCGGCCTTTGATCCCGGTCTGCCCGGCGATACGGACAAAAAAGTAGCCCATCGTGGCCTTCTTGAATTCCACCGCGTCCCCATCTTTGATCGTGCGAAGCCGTGAAGGAATATTGTTTAGCTCCCACACCGCGCCCTCGGCAGTGGTGAAGCGCGCCGAATTGCGCCCCGTGTAGCGAACGCTGGCGATAGTTGTCTCGAACAGTTCGTCGGCCTCATCGCCGCCGCCGAAAAGACCGATATTTGGCAGCGAGAAGCCGAACAGGCTGCGGCGGGTTTCGCGCACGTCTTCCTTGTCGATGACCTGAACATCGCCCGCATCATTCGCAGCGAGGATCGCGCCGACTGCTCTGTCAAAGCAGGCCAGGCGCGCCATATCATCGGTAAGCGTCTGGCAGGTCTTCAGATTTTCGACATAGTCGGGCTGGGCGGTGGGAGCATCGTCTTGCGCCGCCAGCGGGGCCGCTCCGATCGCGAGGACACTCGCCGCCATTCCTGCCAACATCTTAGGCATCAGCGGTGATTGCAGCGATTTTGGCATAATCAGAATTCTCCCTTTTGCCGATCCCGGCTTTTGCCCGAGCATAGCGCAGGCTGGCGCCGAACAGCAGTCCTAATGCGCCGTGCCCGTGTCAGCAGTTAGTCACACATGAAACTGTAGCGTGTTTGCCACAGGTCCACAGCAACCTTGTGATGGGTGCCCCTGATAGATTGCGAATAGCGCAACGAATGTCATAGAGGCGAAACACACGGGTAGCTGCCCGTACGTGTGAATTGTGCGCCATTTCGGCGTACATATCCAAGGGGACTAAAATGAACCGCTTTAGCAAGGGCTCGCTCCTGGCTGGCACCATCATGGCAGGCGCCATGATCGCCACTCCGGCTTACGCCCAAGACAACGAAGAAGGCGCCAGCGAAGGTAACGTAATTACCGTCACCGGCTCGCGCATTCAGCAGCGCAACGTCGAAACCGCCGCTCCGGTGGCTGTCGTCGCCGCGGAGGAATTCCAGCTTTCGGGTACGGTCAACGTTGAAAACGTCGTCAACACCCTCCCGCAGGTCATTCCGGGCACGACTTCGTTCTCGAACAACCCCGGTAACGGTACCGCCACTCTGAACCTGCGTGGCCTCGGCACCACCCGTACCCTGGTTCTCGTCAACGGCCGTCGCTGGGTGTCGTTCGACACCGCGCAAATCGTTGACCTTAACACCATCCCGTCGTTCCTGCTCGACTCGGTCGACGTTGTGACCGGTGGTGCATCGGCCGTTTACGGTTCGGACGCACTCGCAGGCGTCGTGAACTTCAACCTCAAGAAGGTTGAAGGCCTCGAAATGGGCGGTCAGTACTCGATCACCGAAGAAGGTGACGGCGCTCGCTACCAGCTGTACGGCGCGATCGGCACCAGCTTCGACGATGGCCGCGGTAACGCTACCGTCTTCGCCGAATACTACAACCGTTCGAGCGTTTTCCAGGGCGACCGTCCGTTCTCGAACTTCGCGATCGGCGCTGAAACCTTCGATGACAACCTGCAGCAGTTCGGTTCGTCGACGCTTCCCAACGGCGTGATCCGTTACTTCGGCGACGGTGACCGCACCGGCACCGATTTTGCCGCCAACCGCGCAGTTGTGTTCGACGACACCCCGGGTGATTTCCGCACCCGCACCGGCGACACCTACAACTACGCGCCGGTCAACTACCTGCAGATCCCGCAAGAGCGTTATCTGCTGGGTGGCTACGCCGACTATGAATTCACCGATGGCCACACCGCCTACACCGAAGTGACCTACGTCAACAACCGCGTGCAGCAGGAACTCGCTGCTACGCCTGTGACCGGTACGTTCAACGTCGATCTCGCGACCATTCAGCCGTTCCTCAACGCGGCCGAATTCGCGCAGCTTCAGCAGCTGGACAACACCGAAACGACCGGAACCGCTGACGGCGTTCTGTCGCTGTTCCTGCAGCGTCGTACGGTTGAAACCGGTGCGCGTAACTCGCTGGACGAGCGTAACGCATTCCGTGTTCTGGCAGGTGTGAAGGGTGGGATCACCGACAACCTGTTCTACGATGTGTACTACAGCTATGCGCGTACGCGGAACGCCAACGTTCAGGCAGGTAACATCTCGCGCTCGGCCTTCCAGGCTGGACTCGACGGAACCGGCACCGCGATCAACATCTTCGGTCCGAACACTCTGACCCCGGCGATGGTTGCGGCCATTTCGATCCAGGCGCAGAACGGCGACATCTCGACTCAGGAAATCGCATCGGGTGCGATCTCGGGTTTCCTTGGTGAACTCACCTCGGGTGCCGGTGATGTCGGCTTTGCGGTCGGCGCCGAGTATCGCAAGGTTGCTTCGCAGTTCATTCCTGACACTGCACTGTCGTCGGGTGACGTGATCGGCTTTAACGCTGGTCAGGCTACCGAAGGCGGCTACGATGTGAAGGAACTCTTCGCCGAACTTAACGTCCCGGTCTTCGACAACGGCATGCAGCGTCTCGAATTGAGTGGTGCAGCCCGTTATTCGGATTACAGCCTCGACCGCGTCGGCGGCGTCTGGACCTATGCCGGCGGTGTCGAATTCGACGTGATCCCGGACATCAAGCTCCGTGGTCAGTACCAGCGTGCGGTTCGCGCTCCGAACGTGGGCGAACTGTTCGGCGGTCTGGCAATCGGCTTCCCGGGTGCAACCGACCCTTGTTCGCAAACAGGCGCGATCACCGATGCCGGTCTTAACGCACTGTGCGTTGCCAACGGCGTGCCCGCTGCGTCCGTCGGTAGCTCGGCGATCCAGATCAACGCTCAGATCCCGGCGCTGTTCGGTGGTAACCCGAACCTCGGTGAAGAAACCTCGGACAGCTGGACCGTTGGTGCGGTTCTCCGTCCGTCGTTCCTGCCGGGCCTGACGCTGACGGCTGACTACTTCAACATCACCATTGAAGACGCAATTACCACCGTTGGTCTGCAGACGCAGTTCGATCTGTGCTTCGGCTCGTCGGGCGCGCGTAACCTGTCGGATACCGCGTGTCTGCCCTTCGTTGGTGTGCGTAACTCGGCCGGTATCATCGACGTCAACAACCCGCCGCGTCTCGGCGGCCAGAACGTGGCCGAGTTTGCGGTTGCTGGTGTTGACATCGAGCTCAACTACTCGACCGACGTTGGCTTCTCGCTCTTCGGTACCGATGGTTCGCGTTTGAACTTCAACATTCTCGCGACCTACACCGACGAATCCAGCTTCATTCCGCTGGTCGGTTCGCCGCAGGTTGATTGTGCTGGTCTGTTCGCAGGTCAGTGCGGTGAGCCGACGCCTGAGTGGAAGTGGAACTCGCGTCTGTCGTGGATCGACGGACCGGTGACCACCTCGATTCGCTGGCGTCACCTCGGCAGCGTCACCTCGGAGGACTCGGTTCTCAACGGTGGCTCCGTCGACTATGCGTCGTTCAACGGTATCGATCAGATCAGCAGCTACGATCTGTTCGACCTGACCTTCTCGGTTGAAGCGAGCGACAACGTGACCATCACTGCTGGTATCAACAACCTGTTCGACAAGCTGCCGGGCACTCCGCTGTTCGACGCGAACGGCATTGTGACCAACCGTCCGAACAGCCTCCTGCTTGGTGACAACCAGGAGCAGGCGAACACCTACCCGAGCACCTACGACGTGCTGGGTCGTGACTTCTTCATCTCGGCCGCGTTCAAGTTCTAAGAACTACGCGGCTCTGATAAGAGCTACAGAATTGGGGCGGTGGACTTCGGTCCGCCGCCCTTTTTCGTTGGCATTTTGCAAGAACCCACGGGGGAGGAAGACGCACCGAACCCTGCGCGAGAAGACGCGCTAAGCTCCAAAATTTCAGTGAGGTTGGGGGTCAGCCCAGGAGCAGGAAATCGGCGAGTGCCCGACCCGAAGGCTCGCGCACCTCAGTGGTTTCACGAAGGCCCATCCCATGAACGCCGAAAACGGCGATCAAAGCCGGTCGATTGTCGGCAGTCCCGCATGCACCCGACAGCGATCTGATCCGCCCTATCTCATTGGCAGCCTGATCGGTGATCGCCGTAATCGTCGCCTCGACTGATTGAAGGCCGTCTTTCTCGCCCATGATGCAGGCCCGTCGCAAGGCTTCGGGGATTTCCCATGCGGGGCTGCTCGACCCGAATTTCGCTTCGCCAAGAATTGCCAAGGCTGCCGCGACTTGCGCCGCCACGCCCGCCCCCGCGCCCGGGGTGTTGAGCGCTTTTCGCACCGCGTCAGCTGCGTTCACTTCGTCAAGCACCCAACCGATCTCGGTCTGGCGCGCGAGGTTGTGTTCCAAAATCGGGCCGTCCCCGCGATGGACCATTAGCCCGGCAGCGCCGCCGGGCTTCAGCACCCGCACGATTTCGGCCGCGGTGGCTGAGGTGTCGCCATATTCGAAACCGAACTGGCTGACGACTGCATCGAAGCTCGAGTCGTCGAACGGAAGGAATTCCATCTCAACCCCGCCCTGGATCTTGGTCCCCTCAGGTGCTGGCGGCAAATCGGGTGCGAGGTCTATCCCTTCGAGCACGAGATCAGGGCGCGCCTCGCGCATCCAGCGCAGCACGCGCCCGTCGCCGGTGGCGAGATCAAGGACACGCGCGCCCTCGGGCAAATCAGCGATGAATCCGTACCAAGCCTGCTTCTGCGCCTCTTCGATCGCCGCCCAGCGTTCTGGCAGGCAGCCATTGGCTCCGCTGGCGGTGTTCCTTGCCCAGAAATCGCTCCAGGCGGCGGCGTCTTGTGCGCGTGCATCTTCAGTCATGGTGTAGTGCTCTAGCGCGCCTTTGTCACTACGTCGAATGCAATGGTCATCCGTTCGGAATCCGGCCCGCCACCGGCTCCGAACGGTGTGGTTCCGTGGTAGAGGGTGGAGGGAAACAGCGCGAGATGCCCTGTCTTTGGCTGGATGCTGCGCACCGGCGGCAGGTCTAGGCCGAGATCGGGAGGTGGCCGCCCGATTTCGAGCCAGCCGAATTGCTCCGGTCCTTCGGCAGCGGGCGGCACCACCAGATAGGCGGCGGAAGAAACGATCCCCTGCGGGTGGATATGCGCGGTGTGATAATCCCCTGCGCCTGTGCCTCCGCCGGTCAACCGCACCGACCACGATCCTTCCAGCCGCCACGGCGTCTCGCGGTGGCGAAGCAACGGGTGACTTTCATCCAGCGCGGGGAGATCGCCGCGATACGCTTCCAGCGTGGCCCGGATGGCTTCGTGCAATTCCGCCAGCAGCGGTTCTGTCCGGTGGAACAGAATGCCGCGTGTCTGGGTTCCTCCGCGCAGGCTTTGGCCCAGCGGCATGGCCGATCCCGCGTGCAACACGCGCAGTTCGGCAACGGCATCGTCCACCAGCCCGTCTCGACCGACCAGCGGGCGCAGCTGCACCAGCCCTGCCTGCTCGTGCAACCATTCCGCCCGAGCATCCCCGGCAACGCGCCACGCCATGCCGCGCAGCGCCCAGGCGTTGATGTCCCACGGATCATTCGCCAGTGCGCGATCGAGCAGCGCCTCTGCCCGTTCGATCTGTCCGGCGCGGATACGGTGGCGGGCTTCGTGAAGGGCGCGCATCGGCGTATCGAGCTGCAGCCCGGCAAAGATCGCGTCGGCCCGCTCCCAGTCGCCTGCAGAACCGGCGTGCACCGCTTCGAGAAGTGCGAAATGGGGTTCGTGCGGGAACCGTGCGCGGGCCTCGGTCGCGACTTGCGCGGCCTGTTCAGCATAGTCCAGCCCGGCAAAAACCTCGGCGTGCGCCGAGGGAATGTTAGGGTCCTGCGGAGCCTTTGCCGCCGCCGCGCGAAAGGGCGAGGTGAAGTCAGCTTCTCCCGCCGCAAGCTTGAGCCCGGAGAAGAACTCCAAGGCGGCAATGAAGCCGGGAGCCTGATCGCACAATTGCTGCGCGATCAGGCGCGCGCCCTTGATATCGCCAGCAACATCAAGCGCCTGCGCCTTGCCCAGCCAAAGATCGGCGTCGCCCGGATTGACCGCCAGAGCCGCATCAAACCGCGCGACCGCATTGCGCTCCCCACGTTCGAGCGCCACTCGGGCACGGCCATGCAAGGCTCGCGGGTGGCGCGGCTCCAGCCCCAGCACCACGTCATACCAATGCGCAGCCTCAGCCGCCTCCCCCATTGCCCGGTGCGAAAGCGCGCGCACGCTGCCATAACGGGGAACCGTGCGGCCCTGCTTTTCGAGCTTGCCGAGCGCGTCGATTACTTCGCCGTGGCGGTTCAGCCTTTGCAAGGCAATCGCGTGGTTGATCGCGTAATCGAGCATGGCCGGCGCGAGCGCACAGGCGGCTGCGAAATGCGCGATCGCTGTCACTGCGTCGCCTGATTTCAGCGCCAGATCACCCGCAGCATCGGCCAGTGCGGCATCGCCA
It contains:
- a CDS encoding class I SAM-dependent methyltransferase, with the protein product MTEDARAQDAAAWSDFWARNTASGANGCLPERWAAIEEAQKQAWYGFIADLPEGARVLDLATGDGRVLRWMREARPDLVLEGIDLAPDLPPAPEGTKIQGGVEMEFLPFDDSSFDAVVSQFGFEYGDTSATAAEIVRVLKPGGAAGLMVHRGDGPILEHNLARQTEIGWVLDEVNAADAVRKALNTPGAGAGVAAQVAAALAILGEAKFGSSSPAWEIPEALRRACIMGEKDGLQSVEATITAITDQAANEIGRIRSLSGACGTADNRPALIAVFGVHGMGLRETTEVREPSGRALADFLLLG
- a CDS encoding putative 2OG-Fe(II) oxygenase — protein: MTSTPTPAEAMVRIRMAMQQNNLTQARAIAEQARKAHPGDAALADAAGDLALKSGDAVTAIAHFAAACALAPAMLDYAINHAIALQRLNRHGEVIDALGKLEKQGRTVPRYGSVRALSHRAMGEAAEAAHWYDVVLGLEPRHPRALHGRARVALERGERNAVARFDAALAVNPGDADLWLGKAQALDVAGDIKGARLIAQQLCDQAPGFIAALEFFSGLKLAAGEADFTSPFRAAAAKAPQDPNIPSAHAEVFAGLDYAEQAAQVATEARARFPHEPHFALLEAVHAGSAGDWERADAIFAGLQLDTPMRALHEARHRIRAGQIERAEALLDRALANDPWDINAWALRGMAWRVAGDARAEWLHEQAGLVQLRPLVGRDGLVDDAVAELRVLHAGSAMPLGQSLRGGTQTRGILFHRTEPLLAELHEAIRATLEAYRGDLPALDESHPLLRHRETPWRLEGSWSVRLTGGGTGAGDYHTAHIHPQGIVSSAAYLVVPPAAEGPEQFGWLEIGRPPPDLGLDLPPVRSIQPKTGHLALFPSTLYHGTTPFGAGGGPDSERMTIAFDVVTKAR